In Raphanus sativus cultivar WK10039 chromosome 5, ASM80110v3, whole genome shotgun sequence, the following proteins share a genomic window:
- the LOC108857303 gene encoding ferritin-3, chloroplastic codes for MLLKSASAFSLVNIHGVEKDISPLSSSSSSSLPVSSGKPRNLSFSVSASKATTTTTQTLSGVVFEPFEEVKKELDLVPSSPQLSLARHLYSPECEAAVNEQINVEYNVSYVYHALYAYFDRDNVALKGLAKFFKDSSVEERDHAEMLMEYQNKRGGRVKLQPMVMPQSEFDHAEKGDALYAMELALSLEKLVNEKLLNVHSVASKNDDVQLADFIESEFLNEQVEAIKKISEYVAQLRRLGKGHGTWHFDQELLEAAAA; via the exons ATGCTTCTCAAATCAGCTTCTGCTTTCTCCCTCGTGAACATCCATGGAGTCGAGAAGGAcatctctcctctctcctcctcctcgtcctcGAGTCTTCCCGTTTCTTCGGGAAAACCACGAAACCTCTCCTTCTCTGTGTCTGCCTCAAAGGCTACCACCACCACGACGCAGACCCTAAGCGGCGTCGTTTTCGAGCCGTTTGAGGAGGTGAAGAAGGAGCTCGATCTCGTCCCTTCGAGCCCACAGCTCTCTCTTGCTCGCCATCTGTACTCTCCCGAGTGCGAAGCCGCCGTGAACGAACAGATCaa TGTGGAGTACAACGTGTCTTACGTGTATCACGCCTTGTACGCTTACTTTGATCGTGATAACGTTGCTCTCAAAGGTCTTGCCAA GTTTTTCAAGGACTCGAGTGTGGAAGAACGTGACCACGCTGAGATGTTGATGGAGTATCAG AACAAACGTGGTGGGAGAGTTAAGTTACAGCCTATGGTGATGCCTCAGTCTGAGTTTGATCACGCTGAGAAGGGAGATGCTCTCTATG CCATGGAGCTGGCTCTGTCATTGGAGAAGTTGGTCAATGAGAAGCTCCTCAACGTGCACAGT GTGGCTTCGAAGAACGATGATGTGCAGCTGGCAGATTTCATTGAGAGCGAGTTTTTGAACGAACAG GTTGAAGCGATTAAGAAAATCTCTGAATATGTGGCTCAGCTCAGAAGACTCGGCAAAGGGCATg GAACATGGCATTTCGATCAAGAGCTTCTGGAAGCTGCTGCTGCTTAA
- the LOC108856753 gene encoding peptidyl-prolyl cis-trans isomerase CYP19-3 — MTGKMPNPKVFFDILVGKSKAGRVVMELFADVTPKTAENFRALCTGEKGLGAAGKALHYKGSAFHRIIPGFMCQGGDFTRGNGTGGESIYGSKFQDENFKLKHTGPGILSMANSGPNTNGSQFFICTAKTPWLDGKHVVFGKVVDGYNMVEEMEKVGSERGNTSEPVVIEDCGELKNESS, encoded by the coding sequence ATGACAGGAAAAATGCCAAACCCGAAGGTCTTCTTTGACATCTTGGTAGGAAAGAGCAAAGCGGGTCGTGTTGTGATGGAGCTCTTCGCTGACGTGACGCCGAAAACCGCTGAAAACTTTCGTGCTCTCTGCACAGGAGAGAAGGGTCTTGGGGCAGCAGGGAAGGCTTTGCACTACAAAGGCTCGGCCTTTCACCGTATCATCCCAGGGTTCATGTGCCAAGGCGGAGATTTCACCCGTGGCAATGGAACCGGAGGGGAATCGATTTACGGGTCTAAGTTTCAGGACGAGAACTTCAAGCTGAAGCACACTGGTCCGGGGATTTTGTCCATGGCTAATTCGGGTCCCAACACGAATGGTTCTCAGTTCTTTATCTGCACCGCGAAGACGCCGTGGCTTGATGGGAAACACGTGGTGTTTGGGAAGGTTGTTGATGGGTACAATATGGTGGAGGAAATGGAGAAGGTCGGGTCTGAGAGGGGGAATACCTCTGAGCCAGTTGTGATTGAAGATTGTGGTGAGCTCAAGAACGAAAGTTCATAA